In the genome of Leptospira broomii serovar Hurstbridge str. 5399, the window TCCTCTCAAGAAATGGGAACGTCGCAAGGGTTTCATGGATATGGACCGGAACAAGGGTATTCTTTTCTCTTAAAAGCGATCGCGGAGAACGATTACGCTTCATTAGGCGTAACCTTGGACGAAAGTGAAATTTTCGTTTCCGACGGTTCCAAATGCGATTGCGGAAACATTCAAGAAATCTTTTCCGCAGACGCGAAGATCGCTATCGGAGATCCAGTATACCCCGTTTACGTGGATACGAACGTTATGGCAGGTCGCACCGGCGAAGCGGGACCTGACGGGCGTTATGCGAATTTGATTTATATGCCCGCGACGAAAGAGAACGGATTCCAACCGGAATTTCCGAAAGAACGTCCTGATTTAATTTACCTCTGTTTCCCGAACAATCCGACCGGAACAGTCGCTTCTAAGGAAGCTCTGAAAGGATGGGTCGATTTCGCAAAAAAAAATCGGAGCATTATTCTTTACGACTCTGCGTACGAGGCTTTTATTTCCGAACCTGGAATTCCTCGTTCGATTTATGAAATAGAAGGAGCGAGAGAAGTCGCGATCGAGTTCAGATCCTTTTCCAAGACTGCGGGCTTTACGGGTTTACGGTGTGCGTATATCGTAATTCCGAAAGAGCTGAAAGGCAAGACAAGGGACGGTCAAGAAATATCAATCGCCTCGCTTTGGAGTCGACGTCATACGACCAAATTCAACGGAGTTTCTTACGTGACTCAAAAAGCCGCCGAGGCAATTTACTCGACTCAGGGAAAGAAAGAAATTCGAGAAAATATCGCTTATTACATGGAAAACGCAAAAGCGATTCGAGAA includes:
- a CDS encoding LL-diaminopimelate aminotransferase, which produces MANINENYLKLKAGYLFPEIGRRVKAYSEKNPSAKIIRLGIGDVTLPLAPSVVDALVKSSQEMGTSQGFHGYGPEQGYSFLLKAIAENDYASLGVTLDESEIFVSDGSKCDCGNIQEIFSADAKIAIGDPVYPVYVDTNVMAGRTGEAGPDGRYANLIYMPATKENGFQPEFPKERPDLIYLCFPNNPTGTVASKEALKGWVDFAKKNRSIILYDSAYEAFISEPGIPRSIYEIEGAREVAIEFRSFSKTAGFTGLRCAYIVIPKELKGKTRDGQEISIASLWSRRHTTKFNGVSYVTQKAAEAIYSTQGKKEIRENIAYYMENAKAIREGLQNVGYDVFGGINAPYIWLKTPDHLSSWDFFDRLLDKAQVVGTPGSGFGPAGEGYFRLSAFGKKEDVVEAIRRISAL